One Bos indicus isolate NIAB-ARS_2022 breed Sahiwal x Tharparkar chromosome 10, NIAB-ARS_B.indTharparkar_mat_pri_1.0, whole genome shotgun sequence DNA window includes the following coding sequences:
- the NPTN gene encoding neuroplastin, whose protein sequence is MSEKFASLSAGFVKSPMSETKLTGDAFELYCDVVGSPTPEIQWWYAEVNRAESFRQLWDGARKRRVTVNTAYGANGVSVLRITRLTLEDSGTYECRASNDPKRNDLRQNPSITWIRAQATISVLQKPRIVTSEEVIIRESPAPSVTLQCNLTSNSHTLTYSYWTKNGVELTATRKNASNMEYRINKPRAEDSGEYHCVYQFLSAPKANATIEVKAAPDITGHKRSENKNEGQDAMMYCKSVGYPHPEWTWHKKENGMLVDIVNTSGRFIIINRENYTELSITNLQITEDPGEYECNATNSIGSVSVVTILRVRSHLAPLWPFLGILAEIIILVVIIVVYEKRKRPDEVPDDDEPAGPMKTNSTNNHKDKNLRQRNTN, encoded by the exons CTGGGTTTGTCAAGTCGCCCATGTCAGAAACTAAGCTCACTGGGGACGCCTTTGAGCTGTACTGTGACGTGGTCGGGAGCCCCACGCCAGAGATCCAGTGGTGGTACGCAGAAGTCAACCGGGCAGAGTCTTTCAGACAGCTGTGGGACGGTGCTCGGAAGCGCCGTGTCACCGTAAACACCGCCTACGGGGCAAACGGCGTGAGTGTGCTGAGAATAACCCGGCTCACCTTGGAGGACTCTGGGACTTACGAGTGCAGGGCCAGCAACGACCCCAAGAGGAATGACTTGAGGCAAAACCCTTCCATAACATGGATTCGAGCCCAGGCTACCATAAGCGTGCTTCAGA AACCAAGGATTGTCACCAGTGAAGAAGTCATTATTCGAGAAAGCCCTGCGCCCTCTGTTACCCTGCAGTGTAACCTCAcctccaactctcacacccttACATACAGCTACTGGACAAAGAATGGGGTAGAACTGACTGCCACTCGTAAGAATGCCAGCAACATGGAATACAG GATCAATAAGCCGAGAGCTGAGGATTCAGGCGAATACCACTGTGTGTATCAGTTTCTCAGTGCTCCTAAAGCAAATGCCACCATTGAAGTAAAAG CTGCTCCTGACATCACTGGCCATAAACGGAGTGAGAACAAGAATGAAGGGCAGGATGCCATGATGTACTGCAAGTCAGTTGGCTACCCCCACCCAGAGTGGACATGGCACAAGAAGGAGAATGGTATGCTCGTG GATATTGTCAATACCTCTGGCCGCTTCATCATCATCAACAGGGAAAATTACACTGAGCTGAGCATCACTAACCTCCAGATCACAGAAGACCCTGGCGAGTATGAATGTAATGCTACCAACTCCATTGGCTCTGTCTCCGTTGTCACCATCCTCAGGGTACGGAGCCACCTGGCCCCACTCTGGCCTTTCTTGGGAATTCTGGCAGAAATCATCATCCTTGTGGTGATCATTGTTGTATATGAAAAGAGGAAGAGGCCAGATGAAGTTCCTGACG ACGATGAACCAGCTGGGCCAAT GAAAACCAACTCTACCAACAATCACAAAGATAAAAACTTGCgccagagaaacacaaattaa